AACGCCGGCAAGCTACGGGGTTCCCGTCCAGGGGGGCGGCGCGCCGGCTGGCGCGTGCGGGAGAGCGACTTCGTGCGCTTCCTCGACCGGACCGCCAACCGGCCGGATGGAGGGGAGGCGGCCAGATGAGCGTTGCAGAGCGTGTGACGCGG
This genomic interval from Dehalococcoidia bacterium contains the following:
- a CDS encoding helix-turn-helix domain-containing protein, producing MTMGAMVDERYLTTAEIAAKLHVTEWTVRQWLNAGKLRGSRPGGRRAGWRVRESDFVRFLDRTANRPDGGEAAR